In the Halococcus hamelinensis 100A6 genome, TTTCGAGCGTGCTCACGAGACCACCCCGGTGTCGGCCGTGGGTTCGATCCTGGGGCCGGCGAGGTCGCTGAAGGCTATCTCGCGGTTCTCGACGGTCACGCGCGTGCCGCCGGCGTCGGCGACCACCCGGACGTCGGCGTCGCGCTCGACCCGTCCCGGCCCGGCTCTGGCGAGCGCGGCGAGGACGCGGTCGCGCTGGGACTCGCCGCCGTCGCGTTCGACCTCGACGCCGGGGAGCGCGAGGCCGACCGCGAGCCCCGCGTCGAGCAGCGCGGTGACGACGCTCGCGGTCGCCGCCGCCATCTCGTCGTCGTAGCCCGCGACCGCCTCGGCGGCGACCGTCAGCCCTGTGACGTCGCTCGCGGTGTCGAACTCCATCACCACGAGCTCGTCGCGTTTGGCGCTCGACGCCCAGTGGATGTCACGCAGGCTGTCGCCCGGGACGTACTCCCGGAGTTCGTCGAACTCGTCGCGCTGGTCGACGGGGTCGGGCGCGCCGAGCGCGCCGCCGGCCCCCGCGACCTCGAAGAGCGGTGGATACACCAGAAGGGGCGTTCGTTTCGGGTAGTCGTACGTCGTCGTCCAGAGCCCGAGGACGTCCGTCACTTTCAGCGTCGCCGGGCCGAGCCGCCGTTCGCCGCGGGAGCCGAGCCGAACGTCGTACTCGACGGTGGCCGGCAGCCCGCGCTTCGCGCTCGAAAACGAGGTTTCGAGCCCGTCGCCGACGGTCTCGGTGACCCGCGCCGACAGCGCGTCGCCCCCCTCGATGGTGAGCTCGACGGGTCGAATCTCGTCCGGAAACCCGGGTGCGGGTCGGCTCCGACGAAGCGTCGGGCGGTCGGCGAGAACCAGCTGTACCGCCCCCGCGACGAGCGCGACCAGCGCCGGCACCACCACCGCGTTGAGCGAGCGCGCGCCGAAGCGGACCGCGAGCCAGACCGCGAGGCCGCACAGCCCCGCCACCGTGACCGCCCGGCGGGTGGGTCTCATTCGACGCGAACCGTCGAGAGCGCCGTCCGGACGATCTCCCGCCCGGTCTCGTCGGTGCTGGAGACCGGTCGGATCCGGTGGGCGAGCGTGACCTCGGCCTCGTGCTGGACGTCGTCGGGCGTGACGTATCCCTGGCCGTCGAGCGCCGCCCGGGCCTGGCTGGCGCGCAACAGCGCCAGCGACCCGCGGGGGCTCACCCCGAGCTGAGCGTGCTCGCGGGTGTAGTTCGCCAGCCGCGTGACGTACTGTCTGATGGGGGCCTCGACGGTGATCTCGGCGACCGTGGCGCGCGCGCCGCGGAGCTGGTCGAGGCTGGCGACGGGGTCGAGGGTCTCGATCGGGTGGGTGCCGGCGACCCGCCCGAGCATCGCGGCCTCGGCGTCGGGCGAGGGGTAGCCGAGCCGGAGGCGTTTCGTGAACCGGTCGACCTCGGCGATCGGGAGTTCGTAGGTCCGGTTCCGTTCGACGGAGTTCTGCGTGGCGATCACGGTGAAGGGCTCCTCGAGGCGGTGAGTGGTGCCGTCGACCGTGACCTGGGTCTCCTCCATCACTTCGAGGAGCGCGCTCTGTGTCTTGGGTGGGGCGCGGTTGATCTCGTCGGCGAGCACGACGTTCGCGAACACCGGACCGGGTCGGAACTCGAACTCCCGGGACTGCTGGTTGAAGACGTTGACCCCGGTGACGTCGGCGGGCAGGAGGTCGGGCGTGAACTGGACCCGGGAGAAGGAGGACTCGAACGAGCGGGCGACCGCGCGTGCGAGCATCGTCTTGCCGACCCCGGGGACGTCCTCCAGCAGGACGTGCCCGCGCGCGAGCATCGTGGTCACGATGTGTTCGATCGCGTCGTGGCTCCCGACGATCACGTCCTCGACGTTCCCGATCACGGTCCGGGCGAGGTCGCCGACCTCCTCGACCGAGAGCTGGCGGGTCGGTTCGGCGCGGGCGGTTCGCGGGTGGCCGGTATCGGTGTCGATGTTCGCGTCCGTCATGGATTGAGAGGGCGGGCCGAGGACGGGCGTTCGCGCCGACCCATTGACACGTTCGTGGGGTTGAGCGCTTGTAACGTTACTGTTTCCGTGTGTCGCTGCCGCATGGAGGGCTATAGAGCGCTCCCGAGTCGGCGTCGAGGGCGACCGCACTGTGGGACCCCCACGACCGGCCGATCGATTCCAGAAGGTCGATATAGCCGGTTTCCCTACCGTCGCGGGATGGCCCTCTCCGACGAGGCGACCGAACGCCTCGCAGACGTGGTTGCCCTCCAACCCACGAAGAACGGCGAACTCGAAGAGCGCTGGGGGATGGACGGCGGCAGCGAGGTCCACCAGTACCTCGAAGCCGAACTCAAGGAGTACTACTACCGCGACGAGAACAGCCTGATCCGCGCGACCGCCGACGCCGCCGAACTCGTCGGGGCCGAACCCGACGACGGCCCGCGAACCGTTCGCGTGCCCGAACTCGAAGTCTCGGTGTTCGACGTCGTCGCCGACCAGGACGACGATCCCGAGAGCGTGGTCTCGGTGCTCCACAAGCTCCGCGAGACCCACGACATCGACCCCGCACCCGACGACGTTCGCTCCGCGCTCCGGGGCCTCGCACGCCGCGGCGTGGTCGAGGTGGTTCAACGGACCGTCCCGGTCTTCCGGCTCGCGGTCGAGCGCGATTCGGTGGTCGTCGAGCCGATCGACGAGGACTAATCGAGGTCGGGTCGGCTGCGCTCGCGCTGGTCGGCGAGCAGCCGTTTGATGGCCTTTCCGGGCCCGCCCTCGATCGGCCAGCCCCGCGAGCGCCACGTCGGGGGCTCGGGTTCGAACGACCCGCACGACCACGCACATTCGGTCGCGCTCTGGTGGTGGCCCTTCGCCGCACACCACGGCAGGAGGGTTCGACCGTCCTCACGAAGCTCGAAGTGTCGGCAGTCGGGTCGCATCGTGTCGGCGTAGGCCCGCCAGCCGCGCTCGTAGGCTCGTTCTGCGATCCCGAGGCGTTTCTCGGTCTTCCACTCCCGGCTCGCGTACTCGAACTCGGCGGCGTTCTCGCCCGTCGCGCGCTCGATGATCCGGGTTCCAGGCTCGTGGGCCGCGAGGGTTCGCGGGTGCCAGGCGACCTCGGCGTTCGTTCCGCCCTCCTCATCGGTATCGACCACCAGTACGCCCGCTTCGACCGGGAAGTCCTCCAGCAGCACGGGTTCGATGACCTCGTCGGTGCGAGCGGTGGCGACCCAGACCTCGTCACAGAGCCCGAGCGCGACGTCGCGTTCGATCTGACCGGCGAGCGCGCGGGCGGCGCTCGCGGTGAGGTCGGGCTTGTTCTCGATCGCGACCACTCGCTCGACCCAGTCGGGGTAGGCCCACTTCTGGCGGAGTTCGATCCGGTTGTTCCGGCGGCGGGTGTCGACGGCTCCACGACCGGCCGCGCGGTGGACCGCCTCCCGAACGTACCGCCAGGGGTAGTCGGGCTCGGGCAGGGCGTCGCGGTACCACGTCCACTCGGTCGGCGCGTTGCGAACCACTCCTAGCAGGTCGCCATCGAGCCGCTTCGTGCCGAACCGCGCCCGCTCGGCGAGCTTCCGGGTGTTCGCCTCCACGACCACCGTGTCCCACCGCCGGTACTTCGTCCCGAGCTGGCGGGCGACGATGGCGGTGGTGTCGGACGGCAGCGTCCCCTCGGGCGGCCAGTTGCGCTCGGCCCAGGCACACACCCCGAGTTCGAAGACGAACTCGCTGTCGACGTTCACGTTCCGTGTCCCCCTTCGACCGGCTAATCGGTTCGGTTTTCGGGGTGGTCCCACCCGACGACTCTACCCCGTTCGCGGATCGATACGGCTCGTGCGGCGGGGGCCCGATTCGGAAACGCGGTGAACCGACCGTCGGTCGTCACCGGTCCCGCTCACGACGACCGTGCCGGAACCCGGTCGGTTTAGTATCGACTGCCCGAGCGTTCGGTCATGCAGGCCGACGAGATCCACCCCCAGGCGAAGGCGGCGGTCGAACGACAGGACCGATTCTCGCTCCCGCACAGCCGCCGTGCGACGCCGGCCCTCCGCTTCGTCTCGCGCGTGACGATGCGGATCCGGAACCGGCACAACCCGCACGTCGGGACGGTGACGGACCTCACGATCCCCGGTCCCGCGGGCGACCTCGACGCCCGCCTCTACCGACCGGACGGGGACGGCCCGCACCCCACGGTCGTCTTCTTCCACGGCGGCGGGTTCGTCTTCGGCGACATCGCCACCCACGACTGGCTCTGCCGGCACTTGGTTCGCGAGAGCGGCTGTGCCGTCCTCTCGGTGGACTACCGGCTCGCGCCCGAACACCCCTTCCCGGCGGCGGTCGAGGACGCCTACGCCGCGACCGAGTGGGCCGCCGCGAACCCCGAGGCGCTCGACGCCACCGGCGAACTCGCGGTGGCGGGCGATTCGGCCGGCGGGAACCTCGCCGCCGTCGTCGCCCTCCTCGCCGCCGACCGCGACGGGCCGGCCATCGACCATCAGGCCCTCCTCTACCCCGGCGTCGGGTTCGACGACGAGCATCCCTCGATGCAGGACCACGCCGGCATCGTGCTCTCCGAGGCGGACATGGAATGGTTCAACGAGTGCTACTTCGTGAACGACATCCACATGCGAAACCCCTACGCCGACCCGATCAACGCCGCCGACCTGTCCGGGGTCGCGCCCGCGACGGTCGTCACCGCGGGCTTCGACCCGCTTCGGGACGGCGGGCGGGCCTACGCCGAGCGCCTCGTCCGTGACGGGGTCTCGACGCGCTACGAGAACTACGCGGACATGGTCCACGGCTTCATGACGATGCGCGAGGTCGACCGCGCTCGCGAGGCTATCGCCGCCGTCGCCGACGACCTCGCGGGCGCGCTCGTCGGGGACCGGGCCGTCGAGTGAGTCGCCGGCTCAGTAGCCCGCGTCGTTGAGGAAGTCGTGGGCTTCGACGAAGATGTCGCGCGGGCCGTCCTGGGTGATGGTGTTCACCGCCTGCTCGTAGTCGCGCCACTGGTGGTCGTGGTGTTCGTTCGAGAGTTCGGCGCTCGCCTCGTTCGACTCCGCGACGAACAGGTGGACGGTCTTGTGGATCGTGTCGCCGCCGGCCTGGAAGACGTAGTCGTACTCGCGCCGAAACCCATCGATCAATCTGAAATCCGCGATCCCGGATTCCTCCGTTACCTCTCGAATCGCCGTCTGCTGGAGTTCCTCGTCCCCCTCGACGCCGCCTTTGGGGAACTCCCAGTCCCCGGGACGGCTCTTCAGGAGGAGGTACTCGCGGCGGCCCCTCGTATCGCGAAAGAGGATAGCCCCCGCACTCGTCGCTTCGACTGCCATTACCCGATTTATTCGGGCCGGCTTTAATTGGGTGTTGTTTCAACTCCCACCTTTTGCTGTCGTTCGGAAGGCGCTCCGCGCCTTCCGTGATCGTCAAAAGAGCCTCCGGCTCTTTTGGACCTCGCGGAGCTTCGCTCCGCTCAGTGACGAAACGGCGAAGCCGTTTCGAACCACGTGCTCCGGAGTTCGGGCCTCGCCCTTCATCCACCAGGAGAGCACAGCTCCCCTGAGCCTCGGCTCACTGCCGTTCGCCGAGACACCAGGGACCGCACCGCAACCGCCACACCGCTCGGCGGCCGCACCGCAACCACCGCGGCCGCGACCGCCGTAGTCGGCGGCGTTTTCACACCCGACCCGCAATTCAGTCCATGATCTGCGTCGTCTCCGATACACACGGCACCGACGGCCATCGGCTCACCGGTCGAACCCTCGATGCCGTCCGCGAGGCGGACCTCACGCTTCACGCCGGGGATTTCACGACCGAAGCGGTGCTCGATGCCTTCGAAGACGAGGCCCGCGACCTCCGGGCCGTCCACGGCAACAACGCGACGCGCGGGGTCCGCGACCGCCTCCCCGCCGAGCGCGTCGTCGAACACGAGGGGGTTCGGATCGCGATGACCCACGGCGACCGCCACGACGAGACCGCGCTCTCCCTGTTCGGTCGCGAGGCCGACGCGGACCTCGTCGTCTTCGGCCACTCCCACGACCCCGAGTTCGTCGAAGCTGGCGAAATCGGACTCCTCAACCCCGGCAGCCACGCCGACCCACGCTGGTACCGACCGGGACACGCCGAACTCGACGTGGACGAGACCGGTATCGAGGGGCGGCTCCGCGAACCAGATGGCGAGGTCTTCGAGACGTTCCGGCTCGAACGGTAGCCCCGAAACGACTATACTCCACCGCCGGATACGCCACCCATGCCCTTCGGCATCAGTCCCGCACTGTTCGCGGTCATCATCGTGCTCCTCCTCGTGATCTTCGCGTTCTTCCTCCTCTTTCGCCGGACCGCGATGGCGTTCCGCGAGGGCGCGGAGCGCGGCCGCCGATAGCGACTACGCGACCGCCCGCCGCGACTACGCGACCGCCCGCCGCACGCCCGCGACGGCCTCCTCGATATCGTCCTCGTCGACGTCCCAGTGGGTACAGAACCGAACCCGGTAGTCCCCGAACGCCGACGCCCGCACCCCTTCCTCGGCGATGGCGTCGACGAACGCCTCGGCGGGCGATTCGGTCCCCGCGACCACGATGTTCGTATCCGGCTCGGCCGCGGTCACGCCCCCGATCCCGTCGAGGCCCGCCGCGAGGGTCTTCGCGTTCGCGTGGTCCGTCTCGAGCCGGTCGACGTTCGAGAGCGCCTCGATCCCCGGCGCGGCGATGATCCCCGCCTGACGCATCCCGCCGCCGAGCAGTTTCCGGTGGCGACGCGCGCGCTCGACGAACGCCGCGCTCCCGGCGAGCATCGACCCGACGGGCGCGCCGAGGCCCTTCGAGAGACAGAACAGCACCGAATCCACGCTTTCGAGCAGTCGCGGCGCGGGCGTATCGAGCGCGACGCTGGCGTTGAACACCCGCGCGCCGTCGACGTGCACGGGGACGTCGAGGTCGTGGGCGGCCTCGGCCGCGGCGTCGATCGCCTCGGCCGGGATCGCGACCCCGCCCTTGCTGTTGTGGGTGTTTTCGAGCGCGAGGAGCCCGGTGCCGGCCCGGTGGCCGTCGGTCGCGACGTGGCCCGCGTCGATGTCTTCAGGAGTGATGGTCCCACGGGGACCGCCGTCGATCGTCCGCGCCTGAAGCGCCGAGTGCTGGGCGAGGCCGGCGAGCTCCCACTTGTAGATGTGGCTCTCGCGTTCGCAGAGCACCTCCTGGCCGCGGTCGGTGTGGGTGCGCGCGGCGACCTGGTTGCCCATCGTCCCGGTCGGTACGTAGAGCGCCGCCTCCATGCCGACGGCCTCGGCGGCACGGGCTTCGAGTTCGTTGACGGTGGGGTCCTCACCGTAGACGTCGTCGCCCACCTCGGCGGTACGGGCGGCCTCGCGCATCGCGTCGCTCGGGCGGGTGACGGTGTCGCTCCGGAGGTCGATCATGGGTCGGCTACTGCCGTGACCGTCAAATACCCCTCGGAGGCCGATCGTGCGCGCGTCGACTCGGTGCACCGTCGCCCGAAACGGACGCCTATCGGTTGGTGTGCCGGGGCGAGTGGGCCTCGCGGACCTCGGCCCCGTCACGGAGTTTGTCCTCGCACCGGGGACAGACCCGGACGGTCTCCATCCCGGTCGGGGCGAACACGCGAACGTACTGTTCGGTCACGAACGACTCACAGTTCAGGCAGTTAGGCATTGGGAGTATCAGTAGGTGATATCGCCGCCGAAGAATAGTTCATACCGGACTGTGCAAGGCGTATTTGTACTCGGCGGCGAACGCCCTCCGGCGCACCTCACTCGGCGGCCCGGTCCGCAGCGTCGCCGGCGTCCGCACACGCCATCTGCACCACCTTGCTCAGCGCCGGATGGGCGTGGAGCAGGGTGTTCGCGAGGTCGTCGACCGTCAGTCCGTATCGGACGGCGGGCACCACCTCGTGAACGAGGACCGACGCCTCGTGGCCGAAGACGTGACAGCCGACGACCGCCCGGCTCTCGGGGTCACAGAGCACCTTCACGAACCCACGGTCGAGCTTCAGCGCCCGGCTCATCGCGGTATCGGTGAACGCGGCACGACCCACGACGTACTCGTCCCCGTCCTCGCGGAGTTCGGCCTCCGTCCGCCCGACCGCCGCGACCTGTGGCTCGGTGAAGACGGCGTGTGGGAGCGCGGTGAAGTCCGCCTCGCGACCGGCATCGTGAACCACGTTGTCGACGACGATTTCGCCCTCGTAGTCCCCGGAGTGTTTGAACATCGCGTTGCCCGCGACGTCACCCATCGCCCAGACCCCCTCGAGGGAGGTTCGGAGCTGCTCGTCGGTCGCGACGAACCCCCCGTCGTCCGTCTCGATGCTCGTCGCGTCGAGCCCGACGCCGTCGGTGTTCGGCCGCCGGCCCAGCGCCACCAGCAGTTCGTCGCCCATCACCTCGACCGAATCGCCGTCCCCGGTTTCGGCGGTCACAATAACCTCACCGTCAGACTCCTCGACGGCCGTGGCGCTGTGGCCCGTGTAGACGTCGTGGCGTTCCTCGGCGACCTCGGTAACTGCCGCCGCAACGTCCGAATCCTCGCGATGGAGGAGGGTCTCGTTGCGGTCGACCAGCACGACGTCCGTCCCGAACGCATCGAAGTAGTAGCCGAGTTCGGCGGCGATGTAGCCGCCGCCGAGCACCACGAGTCGCTCGGGTGGACTTTCCAGCCGGAGCGCGTCGGCGCTGGTCAGGAAGTCGACCTCGCCGAGCCCGTCGATCGGATCGGGAACCACGGGCGTGCTCCCCGCCGCGACGACGACTTTCTCTGCCGTGTGCGTCTCGCCCGACTCGACGAGCTCGATCGTTTCGTCGTCGACGAACCGGGCTTCCTCCTGGAACAGCGTGAGGTTCGCCTGGTCGCGTTTGTTCTGCGCCTTCCGGTCCGCGACCGCGGCGAGCTCGTCGTTGACCTCGCGAACGAACTCGGAAAAGCGGACCTCGTCGACCGAAGCGTCGATACCGAACTCGCTCGCCTCACGGACCCGATTCGCGACGGTCGCGTGCTGGATCAGCATCTTCGAGGGGTTGCAGCCACGGTTCAGACAGAGTCCACCGATTGGACCCTTCTCGACGAGCGCCGTCTCCAGGCCCGCCTCGGCCGCCGCCGAGGCCACCCGATTGCCGGTGCCGCCGCCGAACACGATCAGGTCGAAGTCGACCATAGTAGGGGTTCGGTGTCGGGGGATAAATCCGTTCGCGCCGGACCCCTTATCCGTCGAGAGCGCCTATGGGACGGTGTGTCAGGCGACTTCAACTCGATCACGGGACTGCCCGACGAACTCGACATCGACGGCGACCTCGCGCGCGCCGACCAGCGGGTCTCGATCCGCGTCGACGAGCGCCGCTACGGCAAGGCGATGACCATCGTCGAGGGGTTCGACGACTCGACGACCGACGTCTCCGACCTCGCCTCCGAGCTCAAGAGCCAACTCGCGACCGGCGGCACCGTCTCGGACGGGCGGATCGAACTCCAGGGCGACCACCGGAATCGGCTGCCCGATCTCCTCGAAGAACGCGGGTTCGAACTCGCCGACTGAGCGCCGGTTCGAGGGCGGCTCGAACGCTCCGCTACGTTTGATCTATTGGAAGACGTGGTAGCTATGTGTACGGGTCGGGAACATTCGAGACGTGTTACCGCTGCAGATACCGGGAGTTCCGGGCGGGAGCGAGGGAGTCGCCGTGCTGTTCACTCTCATCATCCCGCTGGTCGTCGCGTGGTGGACTTATAGAGATGCCAAACGTCGTAACAACGAGAACCCCCTCAACTGGGGAATCAGTATGTTCTTGTTCGGATTCCTTGGATTCTTCCCGATAATCGTCGGTATCGGACTCTGGAGAAGTGTGAGGAAGGACGTCTAATGGAGATGCGGATCAGGAACCCGTGACCGGCCAGTTCCGTCGTCGAGAGACGGTCCCGTTCTCGGCAAGCCAAAGCTACAATTGGCGCGCGACCCCAATCGGGGCTATGGACAGAACGAATCCGGCCACCGGCGAGGCCCTCGAACCGGTCGAGGACGACACCGAGGAGGACATCGAGACCGCGCTCGCGACGGCCGACGAGACGTTCGAGGAGTGGCGCGAGGTTCCGATCAACGAGCGCCAGCAGCTCCTCGCCAACGCGGCCGAGGTGCTCCGGGAGAACAAAGGGGAGTACGCCGAACTCATGACCCGCGAGATGGGCAAACCCATCTCGGGGGCGGTCGCGGAGGTGGAGAAGTGCGCGTGGGTCTGTGAGCACTACGCCGAACGCGCCGACGAGTTCTTCCAGGACGAACTGATCGGCAGCGACGCCGAGACGAAGACCCTGGTCTCCTACGAACCCCTCGGCCCGGTGCTCGTGATCATGCCGTGGAACTACCCCTTCTGGCAGGTCTTCCGGTTCATCGCGCCGCACGTCACCGCCGGCAACGTCGGGATCCTGAAACACGCCTCGAACGTGCCCGGCTGTGCCCAGGCCATCGAAGACATCCTGCTCGAAGCGGGCTTTCCCGAGGGCGTCTTCCAGTCGCTGATGATCCACTCCGACCCGATCGAGGGAATGCTCGAAGACGACCGCATCGTGGCCGCGACGCTCACCGGGAGCGAGCCCGCGGGCCGCGCGGTCGCCGAGACCGCCGGGGCCGAACTCAAGAAGACGGTGCTCGAACTCGGCGGCAACGACCCGTTCATCGTGCTCGACGACGCGGACCTCGACGCCGCCGCCGAGGTCGGCGCACAGGGTCGCACCCTCAACTCCGGCCAGTCGTGCATCGCGAGCAAGCGCTTCATCGTCCACGAGGACGTCTACGACGAGTTCGTCTCGAAGTTCGTCGACGAGATGGATTCACTCACTATCGGCGACCCGACGGAGGAGGACACCGACGTCGGCCCGCAGGCCCGCGAGGACCTGATGGAGGAGCTTCACGACCAGGTCGAGCGCACGGTGGAGGACGGCGCGACGGTCGAAGTCGGCGGCGAACCGCTCGATAGAGATGGGTTCTTCTACCCGCCGACGGTGCTCACGGACGTGCCGACCGACGCCGCCTCGGCCTGCGAGGAGGTCTTCGGGCCGTCGGCGGCGGTCTTCGAGGTGAGCAGTGAAGCGGAGGCCATCGAACTCGCCAACGACTCCGACTACGGCCTGAGCTCTTCGGTCTGGACCGACGACCTCGACCGTGGCGAGCGCGTCGCCCGCCAGATCGAGGCCGGGATGAGTTACGTCAACCAGCTCTCGAAGTCCGACCCGCGACTCCCCTTCGGCGGGGTCAAGAACTCGGGCTACGGCCGCGAGCTCGGTCGCCACGGGGCCCACGAGTTCGTGAACCGGAAGACCGTCTGGGTGCAGGACGCCGACCCGAACTGAGTTCTCGGAGGGAGCGAGCGATGGAGGCGGTCGTTTCCGCGAACGGCTGGTCGACTCCGAGTAGTCCCTCGTTTTCCCCTTTCAGCGCTTCTCGTAGACGTAGAAATCGGAGTGGCGGGATTCGTACTCGTTCTCGACCGTCTCGACCAGTTCGAACGCCGGGAACTCCGTCTCGACGTAGTCGGTGAAGCGTCGGTGCCTGACGTGGAGTTCGGGGGTCGCCTCGTCGTGGTTGCTCGAGAAGACGATCACGTACCGAGTCGCCGACTCGAACATGTCGTGCATCGTCTTCTCGAAGGTCTCGTCGTCCACTAGGTGGAAGACGACCTCGAGGGAGAGAACCAACTCGGCCTCGAACCGCGTTCGCTGTTCGTCGTGATACGCATCCGGGTCGTAGTGAGCGAACGTTTTGGTCTCGTCGTCGGCGAACCGTTCTGCACACGCCTCGACGGCCGACTCGGATATCTCGAGTCCCCTGTACTCCGGGTAGTCCGCGAGCGCTACCTGGTCGCCGTCCCCGCAGCCGAATTCGAGAACGGACTCGATATCGTGCTCGTCGACGAACGCGTTCAGGAAGTCCGCTTTGAACTGTCTGTGCCCACCTCGTGACCCTGGCCCCGAGTCCCGACCATCTGCGTACCGCTGTTCCCAGTACTGCGTCGAGTCGAACAGCCGATAGTAGAGGGCTCGCGTCGGT is a window encoding:
- a CDS encoding NAD-dependent succinate-semialdehyde dehydrogenase is translated as MDRTNPATGEALEPVEDDTEEDIETALATADETFEEWREVPINERQQLLANAAEVLRENKGEYAELMTREMGKPISGAVAEVEKCAWVCEHYAERADEFFQDELIGSDAETKTLVSYEPLGPVLVIMPWNYPFWQVFRFIAPHVTAGNVGILKHASNVPGCAQAIEDILLEAGFPEGVFQSLMIHSDPIEGMLEDDRIVAATLTGSEPAGRAVAETAGAELKKTVLELGGNDPFIVLDDADLDAAAEVGAQGRTLNSGQSCIASKRFIVHEDVYDEFVSKFVDEMDSLTIGDPTEEDTDVGPQAREDLMEELHDQVERTVEDGATVEVGGEPLDRDGFFYPPTVLTDVPTDAASACEEVFGPSAAVFEVSSEAEAIELANDSDYGLSSSVWTDDLDRGERVARQIEAGMSYVNQLSKSDPRLPFGGVKNSGYGRELGRHGAHEFVNRKTVWVQDADPN
- a CDS encoding class I SAM-dependent methyltransferase, whose translation is MGISALARRGVEIALDEGLDGLAARTTTYAKMRLLSLLGRTEPTRALYYRLFDSTQYWEQRYADGRDSGPGSRGGHRQFKADFLNAFVDEHDIESVLEFGCGDGDQVALADYPEYRGLEISESAVEACAERFADDETKTFAHYDPDAYHDEQRTRFEAELVLSLEVVFHLVDDETFEKTMHDMFESATRYVIVFSSNHDEATPELHVRHRRFTDYVETEFPAFELVETVENEYESRHSDFYVYEKR